From Rhododendron vialii isolate Sample 1 chromosome 7a, ASM3025357v1:
TTTGTTAATCCTTCTGTTGAACAGCAGAAATCCGATGTTCGATGTTTATTAGATCACATTCTGCATCCTTTTTCCATGCAAGGGATACACAATTTGCATGCTTTTTCCATGCAAGGGTTTGGGAGTATATGGCTTGGCCATTTTGTATGTAAAAAAACTACACCCATGGTTCTTATGCATCTACCTAAATTCCAATTATCTCCCTGAAGATTCATTTTGAATGCATAAATCATGCGGTTTCAAATGAGTTTAGTTCCACTGTAAGTTTTAATCCAGGTACACGGAAAGAAACACGACGACACCAAATCGCGAAACATGTGCAGaagctaaaaataaaaaataaaaaattagaggaGTTCGAAACAGAAGTAAAAAGAGAGCTAAGTAACTAATGTCGAGCCgggtcaaagaaaaaaaaaaaaaaactgatgtTAAGCAACTTACAGTAAAATTCATAAGGACTGCAGAACTTGTACTTCAAAAGGTGGGTAATGTTTCAGCTCTCCCAGTAAATGGTATCCACAACATCAATGAAAACAATAGCAATGAAAATAAAGCTAGAAATGAACATACAGAATGTGCACAGTGAACACATTTCATATCGTGTCCCTCTGATCAGACTCACTTTCCAAATAACGAAAACCAAGATGGAGTGGCAACCAAGTGGTAGGAGCCGCCCTATACTCCTTGCACCAGGTGAGGGTTCAAACTCCATTAGCTGCATTCCTTTTCCCCTAGATTAGTACTAGAATATGATTTGCCTtgtccaagaaaaaaaagattaaaataaGATGGGAGGCTTTAAACAATGAACAACTCGCATTTCAGTTGCTATGTCCATTGAAACAGCATACAAAGACAATTTCCGCGCCCACGTAATCCTGGATCACGACAAGCCTGCAAGATCAATGTCCAGTCGAGGTTCCTCCATGAATGGGCAAGTAACAAGTCAATTTTGTGATGTATACAAGAGAAAAGTAGGAATGGAAAGACAAACAATTGGGTCTGCATTACAATTGATAAGAGTATATCTCTGCTTATAGGTAATACAGTGTACACGTAAAGGTTACAAGGGACAGAAAATATACAAGTCGGTTTTGAGATGTTTCCACTTGATCAAGTCATTCTACGCAAGAAAAGACAACATCAGACTGAGCAATCGAGAAAATTCTAAAACGTGTCTTTCGATTCAATGTAAAGAAATCTAGCCGTTGACGGAGATGTCTGCAGTCTGCTCAGCCATTTTATGAGTGGTGGTTTTAGCTGTCTCCTTGACTGTTTTGGAACGATCCTTAATTTTGCAAGTGGCATTCCCACTCCTTCCACTGATCTGATCCTTGTTTTCTAGAGGTTTGGCAGTACAACTACCCACTTTGAGATTGCCAAGACTCTGGCGAAGTCCCTTGGGGCAAACACCCTTTTCCGTTGACGACGAGCCGATTGCATCACCATGGCTCTTTCTCCGGCACAGATTTGGTGATTTGGCACGAGTTAATGGAAGCTGTCATCCAAATTAAGTAATTATGACAACTGAAGCAAGTATagaaatgttttaaattttcaCTGTTGTGAAGTCCGAGCAAACATTTTAGAGCTGTTGGACAACAAATACCTTTATCAAAACACTTCCTAGTGGTGCAGCATAGAAAACTCTTGAATAGAAGTAAGCAGGTTACCAAAATGTCAAATAATGTAACCTAACGAGGAGCAACAAGCTGGATATATAGAATAGCACAACCGGGTTATGGAATCCCAGGTTTAGCAAGGTACATGACACCAATCCATGAAAAGGTCCAAGAAAGGACAATGGAACGGTTTCATGGATTGGTTTTGTGTACTCTAACAAGTTCGAATCCCTATTGTAATTGGCTTGCATAAGTGCAGCTATAGATACTCATTTAAACCCTTCTTCTTACAAGTTAACTGGCAGTGTAAGGCTAATGATATATCAAGGACATGCTTTTGTCTTACATTGGCTTATGACCACCTCATCGCTAGGTTTTAGGAAAGTGATGGCTAATTTCAAATTAGATGTCATATATCTACATCACAAAAGCTCAGGTTGGCAGAGTACAAATAAAACAAGCCTAATTCTGTTACTGAACTCGCGTTAGGCTCCGCTCAGTTTAGTTGTGACATTGTCCTTTGGACTCTTCGAATTTTCTGTTTCTTCCTAGTTCCGTTGTTTATGGCATTGTATGTGAACCTTGATTCCTTTAGCAGATGAGAAAGCATCTTGGATTTAACTGCTCATGAAGAACTCAAGAGTAAGTCCAAATGACTAACCTTTTTCAGTTCAGCCTTAGGTGGAGGCCCTTCCTGGTAAAAGCTCGGCATAGGTTTTGCTTTGATTACCAAGTTCTTTCTAAGCTGCTTTATAGCCTCCTCTTGTTCCTCCTAACAATTGACAATCAACAAAAGATAGATGTATAGATAACTAAGAAATGAGAGCAGTACGATCAGCAATAGAAGCACATAGGAAGCAGCAATACCATAAAAGTGCACAAATGGAAGTACCTTAGTTCTAGcttcaaattcttttttctCCACATCTAGAGCTTGATGTTTTTCCTCCAACTTCGTGTAAAACTAGAGAATGGATGATTAACCAAAAGAAGAACATCCCAAGTAGCAATTTAAAACCCACGAATAAAAGTTTTAGAAACCTTATATTCAGCGTGAATTATGAAGTACCTCTTTGCGTCTCTCTAAACGATCAACGCATCTAAATACAGGAGCTACTGCGACAGTGGTCTTAAATTTGACAGTCCGGACAGATGCTGCAGTTCTACACCAAATTAAGGGGAAACACCTCTTCGGtgccattttattttctgttctcAGTTTTCTCACAAAATGTAAACATTTTATGTGGTGTATACTTATATAGACCTGTTTTCATGAGAATTTACGAACACCAtcaattgttttgaaaaaacacaagatttttttttggatatttgaAATCTCTTTCCATTTAAAAATGAccaataggttttttttttttaaatttcctgAAAAGTGTTCTGCAAACTTGTATTTTTAAAGGTAACCAAACAGGGCCACTGCTAAAATGATAACCGAAAGACATGCATTAATCAAACCGcataagaaaaagaagaatatgcTGAATCACAACAGCAAAAGAGGATACGATGAAGCGACGGAGCAAATATCTTCCTCATCAAGATGCTTCTTGTAATCAGGCTGCAGGGACTTCCTTGATACCCGAGGAGAGATTGTCTGCTAAGAATGATCATTTTAGACAAGAAATCTTCACTTTTCTTTGGTACAATGGAGAAGCAATATTTTCTAACTGTAAACAGACTAGCAATCTTTGAATATAAACCTACAATAATATTATAAATTGCAATTTGTCTTGAACATTGAAGATTTTGCTAATGAGAAATTACAAACCCAGAATTAAACCAAAGTGATCTTGTTGAGTATGAAATGGCAAGCATGACGATACCTACAAAAGACTCAAGTACGCCAACTCTCAATCCTCATCAAATCCACCAAATAACCAACATATCAACTCTCAATGGCCTTTAAACTATTTTCTGTGGATTGACCAtagaaattaataaaagaagttTAAATGTGCATTATTGTAAGAGAGTGTATTAACATAACGTAGAAGCAATTAAACGTATTTTGTATATAATCTTGTCAGGCCGGTCTGATTCTCACGAGGGAACAACACAGCTGTGCACACAGATTGAGTTTAGTTGGTTCACCTAAAACATCACTAACTGATTGGATTCATCAAGTTCATGTTTGGGGTTAAGGAGGTCTGGTTGTTTCAGAACTGGCCATACTCGCATAGCACCATTACAGAATCAACTTACCTGTAATTTCTTTTTAGCGTTGGGGGAGAGGGAAGGGTTGGTGTTATTTGAACAATTACCACCGGCATCAATAGCTTCTGCCCCAACAGTATGAGTTTCAGTTAAAACCTGCTTGTTTGTTGCCAAAGTAGGGAGCTGTGGATTATCCTTTGATTGGACATTTCCCTTGACCGGTGAGCTCAACTTTTTCTCGCTTGACTTTTGGACCTCAGGTTTCAATGTCTCCCCTTCAAGCAAACCGGCATTGTGATTCATACTTTCGCTTTTAACACGTGGTACATCTAGCTTCTCATGACATTCTTCTGTAAGCGAGTCTTCCACAGTATGAACATCTGCCTCATAGTCCTTTGATTCGGCAGTTAACCCCGAAATTTTGGGAGAAACATGTACTTTATCAAGAGACTCACCATCGGA
This genomic window contains:
- the LOC131332768 gene encoding protein WVD2-like 2 isoform X2, yielding MGRDVAGLRIGKLPNSVKLNSDGESLDKVHVSPKISGLTAESKDYEADVHTVEDSLTEECHEKLDVPRVKSESMNHNAGLLEGETLKPEVQKSSEKKLSSPVKGNVQSKDNPQLPTLATNKQVLTETHTVGAEAIDAGGNCSNNTNPSLSPNAKKKLQTISPRVSRKSLQPDYKKHLDEEDICSVASSTAASVRTVKFKTTVAVAPVFRCVDRLERRKEFYTKLEEKHQALDVEKKEFEARTKEEQEEAIKQLRKNLVIKAKPMPSFYQEGPPPKAELKKLPLTRAKSPNLCRRKSHGDAIGSSSTEKGVCPKGLRQSLGNLKVGSCTAKPLENKDQISGRSGNATCKIKDRSKTVKETAKTTTHKMAEQTADISVNG
- the LOC131332768 gene encoding protein WVD2-like 2 isoform X1, whose protein sequence is MGRDVAGLRIGKLPNSVKLNSDGESLDKVHVSPKISGLTAESKDYEADVHTVEDSLTEECHEKLDVPRVKSESMNHNAGLLEGETLKPEVQKSSEKKLSSPVKGNVQSKDNPQLPTLATNKQVLTETHTVGAEAIDAGGNCSNNTNPSLSPNAKKKLQQTISPRVSRKSLQPDYKKHLDEEDICSVASSTAASVRTVKFKTTVAVAPVFRCVDRLERRKEFYTKLEEKHQALDVEKKEFEARTKEEQEEAIKQLRKNLVIKAKPMPSFYQEGPPPKAELKKLPLTRAKSPNLCRRKSHGDAIGSSSTEKGVCPKGLRQSLGNLKVGSCTAKPLENKDQISGRSGNATCKIKDRSKTVKETAKTTTHKMAEQTADISVNG
- the LOC131332768 gene encoding protein WVD2-like 1 isoform X4, giving the protein MGRDVAGLRIGKLPNSVKLNSDGESLDKVHVSPKISGLTAESKDYEADVHTVEDSLTEECHEKLDVPRVKSESMNHNAGLLEGETLKPEVQKSSEKKLSSPVKGNVQSKDNPQLPTLATNKQTISPRVSRKSLQPDYKKHLDEEDICSVASSTAASVRTVKFKTTVAVAPVFRCVDRLERRKEFYTKLEEKHQALDVEKKEFEARTKEEQEEAIKQLRKNLVIKAKPMPSFYQEGPPPKAELKKLPLTRAKSPNLCRRKSHGDAIGSSSTEKGVCPKGLRQSLGNLKVGSCTAKPLENKDQISGRSGNATCKIKDRSKTVKETAKTTTHKMAEQTADISVNG
- the LOC131332768 gene encoding protein WVD2-like 1 isoform X3, with amino-acid sequence MGRDVAGLRIGKLPNSVKLNSDGESLDKVHVSPKISGLTAESKDYEADVHTVEDSLTEECHEKLDVPRVKSESMNHNAGLLEGETLKPEVQKSSEKKLSSPVKGNVQSKDNPQLPTLATNKQQTISPRVSRKSLQPDYKKHLDEEDICSVASSTAASVRTVKFKTTVAVAPVFRCVDRLERRKEFYTKLEEKHQALDVEKKEFEARTKEEQEEAIKQLRKNLVIKAKPMPSFYQEGPPPKAELKKLPLTRAKSPNLCRRKSHGDAIGSSSTEKGVCPKGLRQSLGNLKVGSCTAKPLENKDQISGRSGNATCKIKDRSKTVKETAKTTTHKMAEQTADISVNG